The Trichoderma atroviride chromosome 5, complete sequence genome contains a region encoding:
- a CDS encoding uncharacterized protein (EggNog:ENOG41), giving the protein MAEENRIDKVYARLMRIHPYGWGLYKKVTTHDIHPGSCGYFDLEGDWKSIIDLSSEQDLISQGWKIPDDEIFDNNGPGSATWGPKTSSSVQSCSIGGTVKADNTVASLKTSITVSYKSNSSQGAVLFTESPILRHQIGSEASALQWMSENSSEMMRRHKQIIKDRGVWIVTKIYSTRRCAIAIMTGRSSSVEINLDNSQGLLTLAPSSAWTNSSGSSCTELHEDENRVVVFISGIYFSKKPLRSKLSRSQGQEKQKDKIFRGSSDESTDEDDTNNELNVEWYPNFDEDDEGEESDDEFT; this is encoded by the exons ATGGCCGAGGAAAATCGGATCGATAAAGTATATGCACGGCTTATGCGCATCCATCCATATGGATGGGGTCTATATAAAAAGGTGACGACTCATGATATACACCCAGGCAGTTGTGGTTATTTTGATTTGGAAGGTGATTGGAAATCTATCATCGATCTGTCGAGCGAGCAGGATCTCATTAGCCAGGGATGGAAGATCCCTGATGACGAGATTTTCGATAATAACGGCCCAGGATCGGCGACATGGGGTCCTAAAACCTCTAGCTCCGTTCAAAGTTGTTCCATTGGAGGTACGGTCAAAGCGGA TAACACCGTTGCTTCACTCAAAACCTCCATTACTGTGTCCTATAAGAGTAATAGCAGCCAAGGTGCCGTTCTCTTTACTGAAAGCCCTATTTTAAGGCATCAGATAGGTAGTGAGGCAAGTGCCCTGCAATGGATGTCTGAAAACTCATCCGAGATGATGCGCAGACATAAACAAATAATCAAGGACCGCGGTGTGTGGATTGTGACAAAAATATACTCAACACGCCGGTGCGCTATTGCCATCATGACTGGCAGATCATCTTCCGTCGAGATTAATCTTGACAATTCCCAAGGCTTATTGACCCTGGCACCCAGTAGTGCCTGGACTAACAGCTCTGGAAGCTCATGTACAGAGCTACATGAGGATGAAAATAGAGTAGTCGTTTTTATTAGCGGCATCTACTTCTCAAAAAAACCGCTACGATCGAAACTGAGCCGTTCTCAAGGccaggagaagcaaaaggataAAATCTTCCGCGGGAGCAGCGACGAGTCTACGGATGAGGATGATACGAATAACGAACTAAATGTTGAATGGTACCCGAAttttgatgaagatgatgagggagaagaatCAGATGATGAATTCACATGA
- a CDS encoding uncharacterized protein (EggNog:ENOG41), producing MFRWYERSVECYVYISDFSHPGLNAEPQEKQSALQGYVRSRWFTRGWTLQELLAPPSVRFFDSTWLEFGDKISLREQISEATGISQEVLIDSAIDVHRAMDFTSIAQRMSWASRRITTKEEDIAYCLLGIFDVNMPLLYGEGPKAFQRLQEEIMKRFDDQSILAWGFNLEDSSLWNVSTALARSPRDFCNCGEIESRGAVAPGDGFSMSQRGLRLDLPVFGDLNNGDILYCILNCTMASTGSKAVTTRLLTVPLARCLLRADGVKPKPDEYYRLYVENKLRHLSQQSHWIIKAASFRYLFDISEPDSRLVASKMKTAQDFPRLELCNPCSRLFTHYRHEASLTPTASGITCGTRLTDSSIAGLGVSSSLPPSSVAPFVRPLLLATASINSMRATGRMRRSSYLMSNARLSFNRFTKSWG from the exons ATGTTTAGATGGTACGAGAGGTCGGTCGAATGctatgtatatatatccgATTTTAGCCACCCTGGTCTCAACGCAGAGCCCCAAGAGAAACAATCAGCATTGCAAGGATATGTGCGGTCACGCTGGTTCACCAGGGGCTGGACCCTTCAGGAGCTTCTTGCTCCACCGTCAGTCCGGTTCTTTGATTCCACTTGGCTGGAGTTTGGAGACAAGATTTCTCTCCGAGAACAAATCTCTGAGGCAACTGGTATCTCCCAGGAGGTGCTGATTGACTCTGCTATTGATGTACACCGGGCTATGGATTTTACTAGCATAGCACAGAGGATGTCGTGGGCCTCGCGCCGTATTACAACCAAGGAAGAGGACATAGCATATTGTCTCCTGGGAATCTTTGACGTCAATATGCCGTTGTTGTACGGTGAAGGGCCCAAGGCGTTCCAACGCCTCCAGGAAGAGATAATGAAAAGATTTGATGATCAGTCCATCTTAGCATGGGGGTTCAATCTCGAGGACAGCAGCTTGTGGAATGTATCCACGGCCCTGGCACGATCACCCCGGGATTTCTGCAACTGTGGAGAGATAGAATCAAGAGGTGCGGTAGCCCCTGGAGATGGCTTTTCGATGTCACAGAGGGGACTCCGACTTGACCTGCCCGTGTTTGGAGACTTGAACAATGGAGACATACTGTACTGCATCTTGAATTGCACCATGGCATCAACAGGCTCCAAGGCTGTCACGACACGTCTGCTTACTGTGCCGCTCGCTCGATGCTTGTTACGCGCCGATGGGGTGAAGCCCAAGCCAGACGAATATTATCGACTAT ATGTGGAGAATAAGCTACG ACATCTTTCTCAACAAAGCCATTGGATCATTAAAGCTGCCTCTTTCCGGTACCTGTTCGACATCAGTGAGCCAG ACTCACGACTGGTAGCGTCTAAGATGAAGACCGCCCAAGACTTCCCGCGCCTCGAGCTTTGCAACCCGTGCTCCCGGCTCTTCACCCACTATCGGCATGAAGCCAGTCTGACCCCGACAGCATCCGGTATCACATGTGGTACGAGGCTGACGGATTCGAGTATTGCCGGACTCGGCGTGAGCTCGAGCTTGCCGCCGTCTTCGGTTGCGCCTTTTGTAAGGCCATTGCTTCTCGCGACCGCAAGTATCAACAGCATGAGGGCAACTgggaggatgagaagaagctcctATTTGATGAGCAACGCCCGGCTTAGTTTTAATCGCTTCACGAAGAGCTGGGGCTGA
- a CDS encoding uncharacterized protein (EggNog:ENOG41): MKMNAEDSAKPWEQCPHCKEIFGQVYDKRIKLSSIVASKCARCWAVREILSCVTDTANPWTELVGSIWHDNTLEIGVITPEDSLETAKGYKIYIVADSEKHARSDSRLGIPIAYTPTHKNYRPIKDSDAERISVAKGWLADCVASHETCNAECQEYEWPRRVLDISQDDVIRLVSIEDPPHEATYVALSYCWGRRGGNLCTYESNLAQHRQGIPSKSLPQTIQDIVSVCKQLGQQYLWVDALCIIQDDPADKMAQIPRMADIYSGALLVISAAGTADVLEGCPLGPPELQPSQPKVFELEYTRHIGADSENKTAGKVTVVVERMEHEHCRRLPGHWARETFDQDGVDLLNTIEDRAWTFQERFLAKRALYIGKGELSWVCASAVQCECRKSRLEVKNEDGDRVFNHRYCIGHVSTKRLFSDSNKDIYKTFSYLWTEIVTMYSARLLTQFTDRVAALEGLSAAFSRRWPDVYARKDYAFGCWEPFLRDLLVWYATGEPVSENVKRDLFPSWAWPSSGRAVTFTSWVWYGVDPKPWVEVLRLERGQLFDEVNVFGSGKGILTIRAPLIACTGEAAAFDDGSQGDDVLYTALDAKLPFLKGYPSLDDPSQKEEWKTVTHMILLASYPFKAQGSSRPLSFALLCVAPVPGKDEFRRIGMMTTVRPKRTFEAHEFEELLVPHISDVKLV; encoded by the exons ATGAAAATGAATGCCGAAGACAGTGCAAAGCCTTGGGAGCAGTGTCCTCACTGCAAGGAGATATTCGGCCAGGTATACGACAAGCGGATTAAGCTGTCAAGCATCGTGGCGTCCAAGTGTGCAAGGTGCTGGGCAGTGAGGGAAATTCTCTCATGCGTAACAGACACCGCAAACCCATGGACGGAATTGGTTGGTAGTATCTGGCATGACAACACGTTGGAGATTGGCGTCATTACACCAGAGGACAGCCTTGAAACAGCAAAAGGGTATAAAATATACATCGTTGCCG ATTCCGAAAAGCACGCCAGGTCGGACTCTAGGCTGGGAATCCCCATTGCCTACACGCCTACGCATAAAAACTACCGCCCAATCAAGGATTCCGATGCAGAACGCATTTCCGTAGCCAAGGGATGGCTTGCAGATTGCGTGGCTTCACACGAGACATGCAATGCAGAGTGTCAGGAATACGAATGGCCCAGGCGCGTTCTTGATATCTCACAGGACGATGTGATACGGCTCGTCAGCATCGAAGACCCTCCCCACGAGGCAACATATGTCGCTCTCAGTTACTGCTGGGGACGGAGAGGCGGCAACCTGTGCACATACGAGAGCAACTTGGCCCAGCATAGACAGGGAATTCCCTCGAAATCCCTTCCTCAAACTATCCAAGACATCGTTTCCGTCTGCAAGCAGCTCGGGCAGCAGTATCTGTGGGTCGATGCCTTGTGCATCATCCAGGACGACCCAGCCGATAAGATGGCTCAGATACCGCGGATGGCAGACATATACTCGGGAGCGCTCCTCGTTATCTCTGCTGCAGGCACGGCCGATGTCCTAGAAGGCTGTCCACTTGGGCCACCCGAGTTGcagccttctcagccaaAGGTGTTCGAACTAGAGTATACCCGACACATAGGAGCTGATTCCGAGAACAAGACAGCCGGCAAAGTAACGGTAGTGGTAGAGCGAATGGAGCACGAGCATTGTCGACGCCTGCCAGGCCACTGGGCGCGCGAGACATTCGACCAGGACGGCGTGGATCTGCTCAACACCATAGAGGACCGCGCCTGGACGTTCCAAGAACGGTTCCTGGCCAAGCGAGCTCTCTATATCGGCAAAGGCGAGCTGTCGTGGGTATGCGCCAGCGCTGTCCAGTGTGAATGTAGAAAGAGTCGCCTAGAGGTGAAGAATGAGGATGGCGACCGCGTGTTCAATCATCGATACTGCATCGGCCATGTCTCTACAAAGAGGCTCTTTTCCGATTCAAACAAGGACATTTACAAGACCTTCTCGTATCTGTGGACCGAGATTGTTACAATGTACTCTGCGCGTCTGCTTACGCAGTTCACAGACCGTGTCGCTGCGCTCGAGGGTTTGTCTGCGGCTTTTAGCAGACGATGGCCAGACGTTTATGCAAGAAAGGACTATGCTTTTGGGTGCTGGGAGCCATTTCTGAGGGACCTTTTAGTCTGGTACGCTACTGGGGAGCCGGTTTCTGAGAATGTAAAGAGAGACCTGTTTCCATCCTGGGCATGGCCATCAAGCGGGAGAGCTGTAACCTTTACGAGCTGGGTGTGGTATGGCGTGGACCCAAAGCCGTGGGTCGAAGTACTCCGTCTCGAGCGAGGCCAGCTGTTCGACGAAGTAAACGTATTTGGTAGCGGAAAGGGAATACTGACGATCCGGGCTCCCTTGATTGCTTGCacaggagaagcagccgcTTTCGACGATGGCAGCCAAGGGGATGATGTTCTCTATACGGCTCTGGATGCCAAGCTACCTTTTCTGAAAGGGTATCCATCCCTTGATGATCCAAGTCAAAAAGAGGAGTGGAAGACAGTGACACACATGATTCTGCTCGCGAGTTACCCGTTTAAGGCGCAAGGCTCATCGCGTCCCTTGTCTTTTGCTCTCCTCTGTGTCGCCCCTGTTCCAGGCAAAGATGAGTTTCGCCGCATTGGCATGATGACAACCGTGCGACCAAAAAGAACGTTTGAAGCACATGAATTTGAAGAACTGCTTGTTCCTCATATATCTGATGTTAAACTTGTATAG
- a CDS encoding uncharacterized protein (EggNog:ENOG41) yields the protein MFPNDPEAVTIKLSKGYPYSVLTVPNDMKLPTELEVGLKNGFLHIEETATLTDVEDGRKYLVSALYHESGNPIVRFFAGHMAMMSSDFINYPQAYDVVKYTIDLIPLLARRDFPNALKQFILSCVAGTSSDAAAITLQKLPDDDRCLAAIECLETGRGLISRGLLEQRDLSTLKNRYPDLADSFLILEDQLYQPYDPNTLNGTNMNIKTEKNRIEKDFVTLLETIRSKNDFERFLLPASKADMVQAACEDKIVIVNLSVFRCDALIIEKSGLRVLELPYISQGALSELLLIERFNDIESPGTLAWLWDDISRNGLTCGGYRWAY from the exons ATGTTTCCGAATGATCCCGAGGCAGTTACTATCAAACTTTCCAAGGGTTACCCATATTCAGTATTGACAGTACCGAATGACATGAAGCTACCGACTGAACTGGAAGTTGGTCTGAAGAATGGGTTCTTGCACATCGAAGAAACCGCAACTTTGACAGATGTCGAAGATGGTCGAAAGTATCTGGTTTCTGCTCTTTACCATGAATCAGGAAATCCCATCGTCCGATTTTTTGCTGGTCatatggcgatgatgtcATCCGATTTCATAAACTATCCGCAAGCATACGACGTGGTAAAATATACAATTGACTTAATTCCCTTGCTAGCACGTCGAGATTTCCCAAATGCGCTGAAGCAGTTTATTCTCTCTTGCGTTGCTGGAACCTCATCAGATGCAGCTGCGATTACTCTGCAAAAACTCCCCGACGATGATCGCTGTCTTGCCGCGATTGAGTGCCTCGAGACAGGTCGTGGGCTGATTAGCAGAGGCCTCCTTGAGCAGCGTGACTTATCTACTCTTAAGAATCGCTATCCCGATTTGGCTGATTCCTTTCTCATTTTGGAAGACCAACTTTATCAGCCATATGACCCAAATACGCTCAATGGCACGAACATGAATATCAAAACCGAAAAGAATAGGATAGAAAAGGATTTTGTCACTCTTCTCGAGACAATCCGCTCAAAAAATGACTTTGAACGTTTCTTACTCCCCGCATCGAAGGCTGATATGGTGCAGGCAGCATGCGAAGACAAGATTGTCATTGTAAATCTGAGTGTATTTCGCTGTGATGCCTTGATCATCGAGAAGTCGGGTCTCAGGGTCTTGGAGCTGCCATACATTTCTCAAGGGGCGCTCTCTGAGTTGTTATTGATTGAAAGATTCAACGATATTGAATCTCCCGGAACACTTGCCTGGCTCTGGGATGATATT AGTCGAAATGGCCTCACGTGTGGTGGATACCGATGGGCTTACTGA